AACGCTACGAATACTGGGCCTAGTACGTTAACAAGTGCTGTAAGTCCAACAACCGCAGCTGTGAAAAAAAGCAACTTGCCAAGAATCATACCTATAGCGAGAGGCAGACTGGCGAACATCCCGCCAGAAAGAGTTCGGGATAGAAGTCCGGCAATTTCTGGTCCAGGTGAAGCTGCAGATACAGCAAAGGCCAACATAAAAATGAAGTAATCAGTCATGTAGATTCTCCTGAAATGTGCTTTTTTGCTTTTTAGTCTGTATGGGCATGCGGACAGTAGCGGCGCATCAGTTCAATCGTTTCAGCGTCCTGCGGAAGACCGCGTTCTGAAAGCCCTTCGATGATCCCGTTTCTAACTGGCTCCTTCAAGTTCTGTCCAAATTTGAACTTCCCGCTTGTATGATCGGCATCGATGCGGACGAGGCCTACACCTTTCAGTCGAGGGATGTAATCGGGATCATCGGCGTCAATCGTCTTGTAGCCGCCCTCAGGCTGCAGCTTGCGCATGAACGCTTCCAAGGCGTCCGCCTTTTCGCGCAGATCGCTGACGACAACTGCCCGTCCGTCTATCCGCACAGATTTGTAGTAAGCGGTTGCCGGACAAGCCAGCAGCGGGTCTTCAAAATATGACGGGATAATCGCGTATTCTTTGGCGATTGCAAATGTAACCTCTTCATTGGCGGATAAATTGTTCATTTTCTCTCCAATTCTACTTCCGTGGAAATAGATTGATCCATGATGGTATACATAATTGAGCGGAGTTACGGAGGGCTTTCCGTCCGCTCCTACCGTTCCGAGAAACCCGAAGCTCATTTCGTTCAAGAACGTTTCCAATTCCTTCATGTTTTCTTCTTCCGTCATTGCAAATTCCTTTCTACGCATATGGTATCCTCCTGTAGAGTTTCACAAGTTTGTTATAATCAAATAAAGTATACATAGGATACCACCCATACAGTCAAACACTGACCCTAACACTTAAGGCGGGAAAAATATGAAATGGGAACTGAACCGTTTGTCAGAAATACCTCTAACCAAGCAAATTTATCAGGCGATTGCAGACAAAATTTTATCCAATTTAATCGCCGCGGGTACGTTATTGCCGTCTGTTCGCAACCTGTCAAAAGAATTAAAAGTTAGTACCGATACGGTTATTCAAGCCTATCGTGATTTGGAAAAAGATGGTTTCATTACTCGCTTGCAAGGAAAAGGAACTTTCGTGAATCAACGAGAACAAAAGCCAGTACCCAAAAGCCCAAACACATTACCCTATGCATGGCAGTTATCCGTCCAAGATTATTTGCCAAGAGCATATTTCTCCAACCATGCCCAGTCTCATGAAAAAAATAATCTCTCCATTTCTAGGATAAACCCTGGTTTATTCCCCAATCGGTTCATTGAGAAACTAATATCGGACGAATTGCTACAAAATTCAAAATCAATTTCAACGTACGGAGAAATTCAAGGAGATAAAGAACTTCGAGAAGTTTTTGCCCGTTATCTGAAGAAAGAGCATAAACTGAAAACGAGTCCCCAGGATTTACTCATTACATGCGGTTCGCAACAAGGAATTGAATTGGTTGCTAAAAGTTTTGTAGGCCCTGGTGACTTCGTCATGGTAGAAGCCCCCACCTATCCCGCAGCTATAGATATATTTAGGTCCAGAGGAGCATCGATCATTCAGGTTCCTGTTGATCAGCAAGGATTACGGGTTGATCTGCTAGATCCACTCGTCGAAAAATATAAGCCGCGCTTGATATACACGATACCAAACTTTCAAAATCCAACTGGCGCAGTATTAAGCTTTCCTCGAAGACAAGAACTTTTACATATTGCACAACGAACAAATACTCTGATTGTAGAAGATGATCCATGGAGTGAAATATACTTTGATGGATGTCCCCCATTGCCGCTGAAAAGCCTTGATACATATGGTCATGTGATCTATTTGAAAGGGAGTAAGATCATTGGTCCAGGTTGCAGAATCGGGGTTTTGGCAGCCAATGGAACACTATTAAGCCGACTAATTGCAGCGAAAGGCTTATCCGATTTAGGAACGCCTCTTCTAAATCAAAAGGTGGTATCGCTATTGCTGGACTCCAAACGAATCAGTACACACACTGAAAAGCTTAGGACGGCATTAGAAATAAGACGTGACATGATAACGGAAATGTTGAAGAAATTGCCGGATGTGGTTACGGTGAACGTTCCAACGGGAGGACTCAATTATTGGATTACACTTCCTGCATGTGTAAATACCGACAATCTATTATATGAGGCGAAAAAAGAAGGAGTTTCTTTTATGCCAGGTTCAGCATTTTATGCACATGCTCCCGAATGCCATCATCTCCGCATTTGTTTCTCATCTGTTGATGAATACAGCTTGCAGGATGGGGTACATAAGCTATTCAAGGTTATGAACAGAGCAGTAAAGGGCAGAAAAGAATGAAAAATGAGAGCCGCAACATGCTGCTTGACGCGTTGGTGTAGAAAAAGACAATCCCTTCGGGGATGAAAGCCTTTCTTTTATGGCTTAACGGATGTGTGGTCGTACGCGATCCTCAAAGAAAACAGATAGCTGAATGAGAATCTGTCCCCAATTGTGGACTCGTCCCGTCCATTTACGTAGGACATCCATGGTTACGAGATATAACATTGTGAGAAGAGCATCGTCTGTGGGAAAGACGGCTTTTCCCTTCGTTACCTTACGAAGTTGTCGATGGTAACTTTCAATAACGTTGGTTGTGTAGATCAGCTTTCGAATTTCTGGGGAATATTTAAAAAAGGTCCCAATCTCATCCCAGTTGGTGCGCCAAGAGCGTACCATCAAGGGGTATTTACTCCCCCAAGCTTGCTCAAACAGATCGAGTTCTTCGCGTGCAGCTTGCTCCGTTGGAGCCTTGTAAATAGGCTTTAACTCTGCCGTAACTTTCTTTAAATCCTTATAGGAAACATATTTAATGGAGTTACGGATTTGATGAATGACACAGTTCTGAAGCTCTGTCTTTGGATAACATGCTGAAATGGCCTCCGTAAAACCTCGGAGGTTATCAACGCTCATAATGAGAACATCCTGGACTCCACGGTTTTTCGGTTCATTGAGTACATGTAACCAGAATTTCGCTGATTCATTTTCTCCAATCCAGATTCCAAGGACATCTTTATGACCGTCAAGGTCAATTCCAATGACCATATAGGCAGCTTTGTTGACGATAGCCCCGTCCTGTTTTACTTTAAAGTGGATCGCGTCTAAGAAAACAACGGCATAAATCGATTGCAAAGGGCGATTTTGCCACTCTTTAATCAGGGGAACAATTATTGGACTGGTGCTTCTTTACGATGGCAGGCTCAAATTCTCCCTCACGATCACGAGGGACTTGAATGTCAACTTCACCATACTCGGAACGGACTGTTTTTTTACTGTATCCATTACGGCTATTCGTTGTCCGCTTTCTTTTCATGTCATGCTTCGCATATCCAAGAGAGGACTCCATTTCTGCTTCGAGCATTTCTTGGATCGTTTCAGCAAACAAATCCTTCAAAGCCGACTGTACGTCGTCCACAGACTTCATATCCTTCTCTTTGATCCACTGTTTGATCTGCTCTTTTGACATCATAAAAAATCTCCCAACCTTTCTAAGACTAATTGTAGTTTAGAGGTTGAGAGTTTACACAGAATATTTTACAGACTCGTACTCTTGGACGCATTTTAATCGGTTCCTAAATATATTAGGAACGGATTAATTATTACACATTTTTCTGGAATTTTATTGTTCTTTGCTTTGCCCATTTTATACAGTTCTTTTCAATAAAATGATACGATACGCTAGAAAACAATATTGCCGTTGTAACACATAAGAGGAACAGCAAAGAGATTGGAATTTTGGTATACAAAAGTTTAAATAGCACCATCATGATTGGAAAATGACATAAATAGATACTATATGAAATTTCCCCTAAGTATACAAATACACTCTTATTTAAAATTGCTTTTACTTTTAGGTTACTCATAGCCATTATAATAAGTATACTAACACCAATTACAACGCCCCAATCTTTTAATAGAAACATCGTATCACTACGAGAAATCAGCAATAATCCAGTAGAGTATAAATATAGAATGACTCCTAATGTGATAAGAAGCCTTCTTTTTAATTTTTTCATATTTCTATATAAACGGACAAGTTCTTCCTGATGCTTAAAAAGTAACATTCCGACCATAAACATAGATGTGAAATGTAGTGTATCAGCATAACCATTATAAAATCCCTCAGCTTTTCCAATGTGCAATATATTAAGGAAAATACTAATGAAAGAAAAGCTCATGGCAAGCAGTATCGTTTTCTTCCAACTCTGTTTATAAAAAAGAAGGAATAACAAGGGAAACACGATAGATATACGCATTTCTTGAGCCAATGACCAGATAACCGGATTGTAATTATCTGAAAAAAAGTTGTTGAGAAGCACTAGGTGATTGATAATATCTAATCCTGTTATAGGACCTTGCCACTTATCATAGTACCAATCTCGTAGTCCCGTAACTTCATATGGCGAAAACAAAATAAATAAAGCAAAGGTGATGAATATCCAGACATAATAAGGGATATAAATTCTTACAAATCGCTTAATTAAATATCCCCAATAGTTTGTTTTTGAATGATAAATTGCCATAGATAAGACAAAACCACTGAGTACATAAAAAATGATTACAGCTTCTCCACCAGCCCATAAAAATCTAAGAGGTGAAAATTTAATAGAATCAGGCAACGATGGTAACATTAAACAAAAATGTCCTATCACCACTGTAATAGCCGCCAATCCTCGTATTGAATCTAATTCTTTTATTCTCTTACTCATCGATGACTCTCCTTGTAAACTTTGCTGTTGGTAAATGCCACTATACTAGTTTTGAAGGGGATTTTTATATTTAGGGATAAATCATATAGTAATAATCGAAAGATAAAAGAAACTTTATTTAAAGGTTTTTTAAAGATTTCATTTCAAATTTATTGCTGTAATGGGTGTTGCGCTTTGGATTGCCCGGGATGCAAACGGATGCGAACAAGAAAAACCCTTGATATCCAAGGGTTTTTAAGATTGGTTTGTTTTCACAAATTGAATTATTTTCACTAGCAGTGTAGAGGTCAGCGGTTCGATCCCGCTATGCTCTACCATATAAGTAACTACGGAAACGGCAGAGATGCTGTTTTTTCTTTTTGTAATATATACCGCACGTCTCTGAAAAAACGGAGCGAAAAGATACTATCTCCTCGCTCCGTCCATCCTGCTTTCCCCAAAACTCACAAATTCATCAACCCCCGAAACGCTTTCATCCTCCCCCTACTAACAGGAATATCCGTCTGACTATCATCATTCATCTTAATCAAATACGTATGATTAAACCACGGAATAATCTCTTTAATATGCTTCACATTCAAAATATAATTCCGATGACTTCGAAAGAAAGAGCGGGACCGATTCAAAATCTCCTCTAGCTCATTTAAGGACAAATCACACTTGTCGATACTCTCTTTAGTCGCCACATATAAATCTTTCTCCCGCACAAACGCAAAGTAAATCTGCCCTACAGGGATCGGGATGATCTTGTTGCTCTTCCGGATGCAGACATGCTCTTCCATCAGGGGAACTGTCGCGGTGCGGTCATTCATGGCCGCTCGCTTCCTCAGTGTCCGCACTTTTTGGATCACGTCGTCCAATTTCGATTCCATGATCGGTTTGGTCAAATAGCCCACAGCCAGCGTGGAAAAAGCCTCCAGAGCGTGTTCGTGATAGGCAGTCGAAAAAACGATCAATGGGGGATTGGACATCTGATTCAATGTTTTGGCAAATTCAAGCCCATTCATCCCGGGCATCTGAATATCGAGCATAAGCAAATCAGGCTCGGAATTGAGCATATGAGGCAATGCTTCCAGTGGATTGGTATAGATTGCGTCCACCTGGATATCAATATACTTTTTCAGCAAATATTCCAATTCGGAACAAATGGCTGGCTCGTCATCGATGATGATCGTTTTCAGGAGCATCTGGATGCACTTCCTTTTCAAATGCGGATAACGGAGCGACAAAGGATACGACTGTTCCCAAACCAGGCTGGCTTTGAATCGTGAGGCCGTATTTTTTGCCATAAATGGATTGCAGCCGTGAATGGACATTGATAAGGCCGATGCCTTTTGATTGGCTGTTCCAGATTTCGGCCAAACGCTCTTCGCTGATTCCAACTCCATTGTCCTCAATGCTAATTTTCACTTCATGGTCGTACGGTTCCACTCGAATCGTGAGCAGACAGTCGCTAACTTTTGGGGAAAGTCCATGGTGAATGGCATTTTCCACGATTGGCTGCAAAGTCAGGACAGGCAATTTGCACTCCAGCAGGGTTTCGTCGATCTCCATGTTCACCTTTAAACGGTTGCTAAATCGGACCTTCTCGATTTCCAAATACGACTTGATTCCGTCCAGTTCTTCCTGCAAGCTGTGATGATTTCCCTTGCTTTTCAAATTGCGCCTGAAGATGTCGCTTAAATGACCGATTAAGTTTCTCGCTTGATCAGGGTCTGTTCGACAGTAGGACATTATCGTCCCCAAGGTGTTGAACAGAAAATGCGGGTTGATTTGTGCTTGCAGGGCGCTCACTTCAGCTTGCTTCCTCATTTTCGCTTGATGCTCGATCTCCGCCAGTTCAATTTGGACCGACAGCAGCTTGGCTAGGCCGTCCACTAACTTCTCGTTGGTCTGGGACGTCTTGGAGGAAGAGGTTTTATAGTAGAATTGCAACGTCCCGATTTTCTGGTTTTGATGATACAACGATGCGGCGTTGATCGATTTTAGGCGAGGTGGATGCGGAAGAGCAAAATCTTTGTCGCACCATATCCCTGTAGGGTGGTTCAAAACAGCCTCCGCTACTTGTGCACACAGCGTCTCTTTCTGCAAATGATTCTCCAGTTCATGGCCTTTTGCGCTGAGCAGCTTTTCGCGGTCGGTAATGGCGACTGCATCCACCTTGGCCATTTCACGGATCAGTTCAGCGGTTTTTTTCGCAGAATATTCATTTAGCCCCGTCCGCAGATGAGGCAACGTCTGGCTGGCAATCGACAAGGCAAGGTTTGCCCCCAATGCGCCGGACTGGTCTTGCATCATTTTGAGATTTTGGAAAACGCGCGTGAAGAGCAGCAGACCTGCAATGGTCATAATGGTGGTCGGGATCGCGATTTTGACTTCCAGCTCGAGTGCCGCTGAAAAAGGCTTGGCCATGAGCAGCACCATAACTTTTTGAATGAGCTCGGCTGTAACGCCAATCAGTACGATATGCTGCCATTTCAGACGTAGCATATTCATTTTCGTACTGACGATTCCGGCCAAGTAGCCGTTCATTACGGTCGAGATGGCACAGGCGAATGCGGTAAATCCACCGATCGAATAGCGATGAATACCGCCTATTAGGCCGGCCAAAAAACCGACGACAGGCCCTCCGATCAACCCACCAGCGACGGCACCGACAATGCGCGTATTGGCGAGTGCGTCATTGACCCGTAAGCCATTCTCCGTTCCGATAACCGACAGGAACCCAAACAGCGTAGAGAGGATCACGATCCGCATCCAGTTGTTTTTCCCGTACATGATGTTCCGAAAGTAATCGAGTTGGCCGATGATAAGGGCGATGACTGCAATTACAGAGATGTCTTCAAGCAGTCCCAGAAGCATAGTGATTGTCATAACAGCCGCCTCCCTATGGAAAAGGGTAGCCCGAACTGGTCGAAAAATCAATGTAACTCAACTGGGTTTTTCGGCAGCTCGGATGCCGTTTTTGCACATCCGGGAGTATTCAATAGATTCTAGCAAAACAAACAACTTAGAATAAAAACAGTTCTTCGAGAATCCATCCGGGTAAATATGTAACCCCTTTCAAAGCATCGTTTCATTTTGAAAGCGGTTCAGCGATCCCAATTGCGAATGGATTCGGGTCAAACATAAGGAGGGGGCAAAACAATGAAGCCATCGAGTGATCGTGAAAATACGCGGCGCATCACAAGCAACATTTTTAAAGGTTCACTGGGGAACCTGATTGAATGGTACGACTGGTATGTCTATGCAGCTTTTGCGGTGTATTTCTCGTCTCAGTTTTTTCCAAAGGGCGACGCTACCAGCCAGTTGCTGAATACTGCCGCTGTTTTTGCTATCGGATTTTTAATGAGACCGATCGGGAGCTTGCTCCTGGGTCGATACGCTGACCGTCATGGGCGTCGTGCTGCGTTGACATTGTCTGTTACCATCATGGCGGGTGGTTCTCTGGTGATTGCCGTAACACCAAACTATGAAACGATCGGCGTGTTTGCGCCTATTATTCTCGTTCTTGCCCGCTTGCTCCAAGGTCTTTCGCTTGGCGGGGAATACGGAACATCTGCCACGTACTTGTCCGAGATGGCTTCGAGTGGTCGCCGAGGGTTCTATTCTAGCTTCCAGTACGTCACGCTAATCAGTGGTCAGCTGTTGGCATTGGGTGTGCAAATTATCCTGCAGCAAATACTCCCAGAAGAAGCGATGATGGCATGGGGCTGGCGAATTCCGTTCATCATCGGAGCATTTGGCGCAGTAGCCGTGTTGTGGTTGCGCCGCAGTATGGACGAATCGGAGCAGTATACCAAAATGGAGTCGAAAAACAAGGAGAAGGCGGGTACACTACGAGAGCTGATGAAGCATCCGAAGGCGGTGCTGGCAGTTGTCGGTCTTACGCTCGGGGGAACCATTGCCTTTAACACCTACACAACCTATTTGCAAAAATTCATGGTGATTACGGTAGGAATGCCGAAAGATGTAGTCAGCTGGATTAACTTTACCGCATTGCTCGTATTCGTCGTCTTGCAGCCGCTTGCTGGTATGCTGTCCGACCGAATTGGACGGCGCCCGTTGTTGATTGGTTTCGGTATTCTTGGAACATTGTGGACCGTACCGATGTTTATGCTCCTGGAACAAACGACTAGCCCATATGTTGCTTTCCTGCTGATGCTGTCTGGTCTTATCATTGTTACTGGCTATACGTCCATCAATGCGATCGTGAAAGCCGAGATGTTTCCTACCGCCATTCGTGCTCTGGGTGTAGGCTTTCCATACGGGGTGACCGTTGCGATCTTTGGGGGAACAGCGGAGTTCATCGCGCTATGGTTCAAAAGCATCGGGAACGAGTCTCTCTTCTATTACTATGTAGCAGCTTGTATTGCCATAAGTCTTCTCGTTTACTGGCGCATGGGTGAGTCTTCGAAAAACTCCCAGATTGAAGCTGAGCTGAACACTGAAAAGGACAAGCATGCTTCTAGTCAATAGGAGTGAACGGACATTTTGAAAGCGGTTCGATCCCGTTATGCCCACCTAACGATAAAAAACACGATCCAATGGGTCGTGTTTTTGTATTGGGGAGAGTGTTGAAAAAATCGCCCAAGAGAACTCATGTCCCCTGAGCGATTTTTCTCTTTTTACCCTTGCCCAACAATCTTCTTCAATCGCCCCACCAGCGGAATAACAATAACCGCTGCTACTACCACCTGCAAAACGTTCCCCGGAATGGAGCCAAACGGTTGAATCCAGTTCCCGTAAAGAATAACCTCAACAAAGTAGTAGCCCACGATCTTAATCACCAATGCAGCGACAACCGCGAGTGCGTACACAAATACCCGATTGCCAGGCACCTTTTCGGCGATGAGGCCAGCTACATACCCCATTGCACCTACGATTACGAAGGTAAACGGTGCCCATGCTGTCCAACCGGAGATAAGGTCAAAGAGGCCCATACCAAAAGCTCCAGCGATAGCTCCTGTTTTTCTGCCGTACACAAAGGCTGCGATTAAAAGAGGCACGTTACCGAGATGAATGAGGCCACCGTTACCCATGATCGGGAGTCGTAAATTGATAAACATGGTGGCTGCGAGCGTAAAAGCGATGAAGAGTGCGTTAATAACTAAGGTTTTCGTCTTTGTTGCTTTTCTTGGTGAAAAAGTAGAATCCATATGATAGCCTCTTTCTTATTATTTTTACTATTATCATACTCACAATCAGCTACATAATAAATACACTTTGCACGATTTATTTGCCTAGGTAAATCATTCCAACGAAAGAAACACGCTAGAGAGTGGCTAGGAAGCAGGTGCAGGACAGTGGCAGATTTGGATTAACTAGCAGATCCGCTGCTGGAAGGCGGCCCCGCATCAAGTTTTTGGAAAGTGTGCAAACGCATCTCGATCAGTAAGCGAATAGGAAAAACTCAAGTCTATTTTAGCTTGAGTTTTTTGTCAGTTTGATTCGTTTTTTTACCGTAACGCTTAGGCTAGCCTCTCCCCAAGCTGTTTCACTTTCTCCAGCCACATCTTGCGCTTTTCCTCCGCCGAGGCATTCACCCCACTAATCTCCGTAACCTTCACAGGCTTAATCCCGCAAAACTTCAAAATGTTGCGTTTCATCACGAGATGTCCGGCTTGCCAGTAGATCAATCGGTTGTACCAAGATGGGGTATCCATGGTCACAATTACATGGGCGGTTTTGCCTGT
The window above is part of the Brevibacillus brevis NBRC 100599 genome. Proteins encoded here:
- a CDS encoding pyridoxamine 5'-phosphate oxidase family protein, which produces MRRKEFAMTEEENMKELETFLNEMSFGFLGTVGADGKPSVTPLNYVYHHGSIYFHGSRIGEKMNNLSANEEVTFAIAKEYAIIPSYFEDPLLACPATAYYKSVRIDGRAVVVSDLREKADALEAFMRKLQPEGGYKTIDADDPDYIPRLKGVGLVRIDADHTSGKFKFGQNLKEPVRNGIIEGLSERGLPQDAETIELMRRYCPHAHTD
- a CDS encoding PLP-dependent aminotransferase family protein, with the translated sequence MKWELNRLSEIPLTKQIYQAIADKILSNLIAAGTLLPSVRNLSKELKVSTDTVIQAYRDLEKDGFITRLQGKGTFVNQREQKPVPKSPNTLPYAWQLSVQDYLPRAYFSNHAQSHEKNNLSISRINPGLFPNRFIEKLISDELLQNSKSISTYGEIQGDKELREVFARYLKKEHKLKTSPQDLLITCGSQQGIELVAKSFVGPGDFVMVEAPTYPAAIDIFRSRGASIIQVPVDQQGLRVDLLDPLVEKYKPRLIYTIPNFQNPTGAVLSFPRRQELLHIAQRTNTLIVEDDPWSEIYFDGCPPLPLKSLDTYGHVIYLKGSKIIGPGCRIGVLAANGTLLSRLIAAKGLSDLGTPLLNQKVVSLLLDSKRISTHTEKLRTALEIRRDMITEMLKKLPDVVTVNVPTGGLNYWITLPACVNTDNLLYEAKKEGVSFMPGSAFYAHAPECHHLRICFSSVDEYSLQDGVHKLFKVMNRAVKGRKE
- a CDS encoding acyltransferase family protein; the encoded protein is MSKRIKELDSIRGLAAITVVIGHFCLMLPSLPDSIKFSPLRFLWAGGEAVIIFYVLSGFVLSMAIYHSKTNYWGYLIKRFVRIYIPYYVWIFITFALFILFSPYEVTGLRDWYYDKWQGPITGLDIINHLVLLNNFFSDNYNPVIWSLAQEMRISIVFPLLFLLFYKQSWKKTILLAMSFSFISIFLNILHIGKAEGFYNGYADTLHFTSMFMVGMLLFKHQEELVRLYRNMKKLKRRLLITLGVILYLYSTGLLLISRSDTMFLLKDWGVVIGVSILIIMAMSNLKVKAILNKSVFVYLGEISYSIYLCHFPIMMVLFKLLYTKIPISLLFLLCVTTAILFSSVSYHFIEKNCIKWAKQRTIKFQKNV
- a CDS encoding LytR/AlgR family response regulator transcription factor, translating into MLLKTIIIDDEPAICSELEYLLKKYIDIQVDAIYTNPLEALPHMLNSEPDLLMLDIQMPGMNGLEFAKTLNQMSNPPLIVFSTAYHEHALEAFSTLAVGYLTKPIMESKLDDVIQKVRTLRKRAAMNDRTATVPLMEEHVCIRKSNKIIPIPVGQIYFAFVREKDLYVATKESIDKCDLSLNELEEILNRSRSFFRSHRNYILNVKHIKEIIPWFNHTYLIKMNDDSQTDIPVSRGRMKAFRGLMNL
- a CDS encoding LytS/YhcK type 5TM receptor domain-containing protein, whose amino-acid sequence is MTITMLLGLLEDISVIAVIALIIGQLDYFRNIMYGKNNWMRIVILSTLFGFLSVIGTENGLRVNDALANTRIVGAVAGGLIGGPVVGFLAGLIGGIHRYSIGGFTAFACAISTVMNGYLAGIVSTKMNMLRLKWQHIVLIGVTAELIQKVMVLLMAKPFSAALELEVKIAIPTTIMTIAGLLLFTRVFQNLKMMQDQSGALGANLALSIASQTLPHLRTGLNEYSAKKTAELIREMAKVDAVAITDREKLLSAKGHELENHLQKETLCAQVAEAVLNHPTGIWCDKDFALPHPPRLKSINAASLYHQNQKIGTLQFYYKTSSSKTSQTNEKLVDGLAKLLSVQIELAEIEHQAKMRKQAEVSALQAQINPHFLFNTLGTIMSYCRTDPDQARNLIGHLSDIFRRNLKSKGNHHSLQEELDGIKSYLEIEKVRFSNRLKVNMEIDETLLECKLPVLTLQPIVENAIHHGLSPKVSDCLLTIRVEPYDHEVKISIEDNGVGISEERLAEIWNSQSKGIGLINVHSRLQSIYGKKYGLTIQSQPGLGTVVSFVAPLSAFEKEVHPDAPENDHHR
- a CDS encoding MFS transporter, encoding MKPSSDRENTRRITSNIFKGSLGNLIEWYDWYVYAAFAVYFSSQFFPKGDATSQLLNTAAVFAIGFLMRPIGSLLLGRYADRHGRRAALTLSVTIMAGGSLVIAVTPNYETIGVFAPIILVLARLLQGLSLGGEYGTSATYLSEMASSGRRGFYSSFQYVTLISGQLLALGVQIILQQILPEEAMMAWGWRIPFIIGAFGAVAVLWLRRSMDESEQYTKMESKNKEKAGTLRELMKHPKAVLAVVGLTLGGTIAFNTYTTYLQKFMVITVGMPKDVVSWINFTALLVFVVLQPLAGMLSDRIGRRPLLIGFGILGTLWTVPMFMLLEQTTSPYVAFLLMLSGLIIVTGYTSINAIVKAEMFPTAIRALGVGFPYGVTVAIFGGTAEFIALWFKSIGNESLFYYYVAACIAISLLVYWRMGESSKNSQIEAELNTEKDKHASSQ
- a CDS encoding ECF transporter S component, giving the protein MDSTFSPRKATKTKTLVINALFIAFTLAATMFINLRLPIMGNGGLIHLGNVPLLIAAFVYGRKTGAIAGAFGMGLFDLISGWTAWAPFTFVIVGAMGYVAGLIAEKVPGNRVFVYALAVVAALVIKIVGYYFVEVILYGNWIQPFGSIPGNVLQVVVAAVIVIPLVGRLKKIVGQG